The Methanobacteriaceae archaeon DNA window GTCAGGGTAGCTATTGGAAAGCATCGTGAGTGGGTTCATAACAGAGGCATTGATTAAGTTTAAGGCTTTGTAGAAATCCTTATTTTTCTTGAATTTGTGTTGTTCTGTAAATGTTGTAAATTGTGTTTTTGAGTTTTGTTTCTTTATTGGATAGTTGTAGACTTCTGCTTCTATTGGTTCCATTGAATATTCTTTTGATTACACTAAATATTGATTCTACATTATTTCTTCGGGAATATATTTCTTTTTGGAATGTATTTTTACTTTTTAACCTGTAATGTCCGTTTTTTGCTCTGGATTTTAATGGTATTTGATCTTCTGCTTTTGCTTCTTCATTTATGCATTTTCTGATGAGTTCAGTATCATATGCTCTATCTGCTAGTATGTATTTTGGGTTATATTTCTTTATGTTTCTTATTGCTGCGATTGCGAATCGTGTGTCGAATCTTGGGCCTCTTTGGGCTGCGAAATGAAGTATTAATCTACTTTCTACATCAATTGAAATATGGTTTTTTACGTAGCTTTTTCGTTCTTTTCGTCTTATTATTGCGTAATATTTGTCTGCATAGTCGTTAGTAAATCCACTTCCATCTAAAGCAATTATTTCACCATCAATTTGATTATTCAGTAATATTTGTTTGTTTAATTCTTGTAATATTGATGTTGGCAGTCTTTGGAAGAATTTCTGGAGTGTTGTATAATGTGGAACCTTTTTTAAGTGCAAATATTTCTGTATTTTATCAGATAATTCTAATAAATCAGTTATCTGCCTATAAGTGCTTCGCGTGTAGATTTTTACTGCTAAAAGTGTGAATAATGCAGGTTGTGTGAAGTCATGCTTTGAAAAATAGCTTGAATATTTATTTAACACAATTTTTGAGTATTTAAATGTAA harbors:
- a CDS encoding IS5 family transposase, which codes for MNTENTHSPNCILFSKQLNLSDFGFEKPALKKIKEINKDIKPNKLLKFIKFTFKYSKIVLNKYSSYFSKHDFTQPALFTLLAVKIYTRSTYRQITDLLELSDKIQKYLHLKKVPHYTTLQKFFQRLPTSILQELNKQILLNNQIDGEIIALDGSGFTNDYADKYYAIIRRKERKSYVKNHISIDVESRLILHFAAQRGPRFDTRFAIAAIRNIKKYNPKYILADRAYDTELIRKCINEEAKAEDQIPLKSRAKNGHYRLKSKNTFQKEIYSRRNNVESIFSVIKRIFNGTNRSRSLQLSNKETKLKNTIYNIYRTTQIQEK